A window from Herpetosiphonaceae bacterium encodes these proteins:
- a CDS encoding SLATT domain-containing protein, whose translation MASAQHPFDDLHRKIETTTRARYIAANRLATHQRFSQWILAALSVELILIPLFQAMNVPLRTSPEVLNAIEVFLAVLVLAYSQLLGAENYALHADKMLSSGRELGRLNRELTPYIGKPYDAAIYMQFVERYHDILDKYANHADVDYDVYRLKNRRTFYPQTSSFVWAWITTRMRYGAGYLHYSLVLVFTGLSILYIFYWQ comes from the coding sequence ATGGCATCCGCACAACATCCATTTGATGATCTTCATCGGAAAATAGAGACGACCACGCGCGCGCGTTATATTGCTGCAAATCGTCTTGCCACCCACCAACGATTTTCTCAGTGGATTTTAGCAGCACTCTCTGTCGAACTCATTCTCATCCCGCTATTTCAGGCGATGAATGTGCCATTACGAACATCTCCTGAGGTGCTGAATGCAATTGAAGTATTTCTCGCGGTGCTGGTTCTCGCCTACTCGCAGTTACTCGGCGCGGAAAACTATGCGCTTCATGCCGACAAAATGTTGAGCAGCGGACGAGAGCTAGGACGGCTTAATCGTGAACTCACGCCCTATATTGGGAAGCCCTATGATGCAGCGATCTACATGCAATTCGTTGAACGGTATCATGATATTTTAGATAAGTACGCTAATCACGCGGATGTTGATTATGATGTGTATCGCCTCAAGAATCGTCGGACGTTCTACCCCCAAACTTCCAGCTTTGTCTGGGCCTGGATCACAACGCGCATGCGGTATGGAGCGGGTTATTTACATTATTCGCTGGTTCTGGTCTTTACCGGCTTGTCGATCTTGTATATCTTTTATTGGCAGTAA
- the crtI gene encoding phytoene desaturase family protein, producing the protein MRVDTIIVGGGLGGLAAAIRLQAAGHRVRLLEKNERVGGKLGIVQAQGFTFDTGPSLLTMPWVVRELWAAAGHSADDVLEIVPVDPVCRYTWPDGTRWDHRAALPDLIAEISRLSPPDAVNFFRFMAFAGRIYAATSEPFLLSPFRGWRDFVTPRFVRDAPALDPLHTVDQAVRRYFRSPHLRQVFNRYATYNGSSPYRAPATFCIIPYIEFAEGGWYLTGGMYSLARELLRLAEALGVEIETSAEVVEVRVRDGRARGVRLAQGRDLAAERVIVNVDALHGLRHLVAPEQRRVWTDRRIDRVDPSCSGFVLLLGTDRDYPDLTHHNIFFSRDYPAEFRALFDLQVPAPDPTIYVTATVRSDPGHAPTGGMNLFVLVNAPATSQRFQWEREARSYRDLIVRALERRGLPELGQHIRYEQIITPSDFQNRTYAWRGALYGSSSNQMLAAFLRPPIVSPDVRRLYFVGGATHPGGGIPLVLLSGKAVAAAIAHEQTVEG; encoded by the coding sequence ATGCGAGTTGATACGATCATCGTCGGCGGCGGGCTGGGCGGGCTGGCAGCGGCGATTCGTCTGCAAGCGGCGGGGCATCGCGTGCGGCTGCTCGAAAAGAACGAGCGCGTCGGCGGCAAGCTGGGTATCGTCCAGGCGCAGGGCTTCACCTTCGATACCGGGCCGTCGCTGCTCACGATGCCCTGGGTGGTGCGCGAGCTATGGGCCGCCGCAGGACACAGCGCCGACGACGTACTGGAGATCGTGCCCGTCGATCCGGTCTGCCGCTACACCTGGCCCGACGGCACGCGCTGGGATCATCGCGCGGCGCTGCCCGATCTGATTGCCGAGATCAGTCGGCTCTCGCCGCCGGACGCGGTTAATTTCTTTCGCTTCATGGCCTTCGCCGGGCGGATCTATGCCGCGACCTCCGAGCCGTTTTTGCTGTCGCCGTTTCGCGGCTGGCGCGATTTCGTCACGCCGCGCTTTGTCCGCGACGCGCCCGCGCTCGATCCGCTGCATACCGTCGATCAGGCCGTGCGACGCTATTTTCGCTCGCCACACCTGCGGCAGGTCTTCAACCGCTACGCGACCTACAACGGCTCGTCGCCCTACCGCGCCCCGGCGACATTCTGTATCATTCCGTACATCGAGTTTGCCGAGGGCGGCTGGTATCTCACAGGCGGCATGTACTCGCTGGCGCGCGAGCTGCTGCGGCTGGCCGAGGCGCTGGGCGTCGAGATTGAAACCAGCGCCGAAGTCGTCGAGGTGCGCGTGCGCGACGGACGCGCGCGGGGCGTGCGGCTGGCGCAGGGCCGCGATCTGGCGGCGGAGCGGGTGATCGTCAACGTCGACGCGCTGCACGGCCTGCGCCATCTGGTCGCGCCTGAGCAGCGCCGTGTCTGGACCGACCGGCGCATCGATCGGGTCGATCCGTCGTGCTCCGGGTTTGTCCTGCTGCTCGGCACCGACCGCGACTATCCCGATCTGACGCACCACAACATCTTTTTCTCGCGCGACTATCCCGCCGAGTTCCGCGCGCTCTTCGATCTTCAGGTGCCCGCTCCCGACCCGACGATCTATGTTACGGCCACAGTCCGCAGCGATCCGGGCCACGCGCCCACGGGCGGCATGAACCTCTTTGTACTGGTCAACGCTCCGGCTACCAGCCAGCGCTTTCAGTGGGAGCGCGAGGCGCGGAGCTACCGCGACCTGATCGTGCGGGCGCTTGAGCGGCGCGGGCTACCAGAGCTAGGCCAGCATATCCGCTACGAGCAGATCATCACGCCGTCTGACTTCCAAAATCGCACCTATGCCTGGCGCGGCGCGCTCTACGGCTCGTCGTCGAACCAGATGCTAGCGGCATTTTTGCGCCCGCCCATCGTATCGCCCGACGTGCGCAGGCTGTACTTTGTCGGCGGCGCGACCCATCCGGGCGGCGGGATTCCGCTGGTGCTCCTTTCTGGAAAAGCCGTCGCCGCCGCTATCGCTCACGAGCAAACGGTAGAGGGGTAA
- the murJ gene encoding murein biosynthesis integral membrane protein MurJ has product MAQVSSITGRGARWRMVLNTGIVMLGAVLSRLLGVIRDGIISERFGIRPELGAFTAAFAIPDLLYFVIIGGALGSALIPVFGRLLEEQQQERAWELANTILTASFVIFVLIAALVAAFARPLLAYTVASGYADDPAMLGLTVHLMRLMLIQPLLLGLGGLMMAILQTFERFTLPAIAFNIYNLSMIAAALFLAPIYGIDGLAIGVAFGALLYFLVQLPGVIRAGLRFKPSLNWRMPEVIRVGSLLAPRLIGQGALQLNIIVMISLMSLIGSSAQAANRYAYQLLMLPHGILAVSMGTVMFPRLTRLFAAGQQEDARHVSMQTLRTVLWLTVPAAALLAVLHVPILRLLFQRGDFGAEALRMTGRALLFYTPGAIGLAGAEIVIRTFYAMEDTYTPVIVGVATIVLNGLLAWSMITYWQRDIGLIALAYSATNMIEFVVLFGILARRLHGFEAAHFARSALALVFGTLALVLVLIATVWLSRPYVPGVTADSPYGRGADFFVLAGWLACVGGLGLAAYVGVGALLRAPELRELWSLVRRRHAS; this is encoded by the coding sequence GGATGGTGCTCAACACCGGCATCGTCATGCTTGGCGCGGTGCTGAGCCGTCTGCTCGGCGTGATCCGTGACGGCATTATCTCGGAGCGCTTTGGCATCAGGCCGGAGCTGGGCGCATTTACCGCCGCGTTTGCCATCCCCGATCTGTTATATTTTGTGATTATCGGCGGCGCGCTCGGCTCGGCGCTGATCCCGGTCTTTGGTCGGCTGCTGGAAGAGCAGCAGCAGGAGCGCGCCTGGGAGCTTGCCAACACGATCCTGACCGCGTCATTCGTCATCTTCGTGCTGATCGCGGCGCTGGTTGCGGCCTTTGCCCGCCCGCTGCTGGCCTACACTGTCGCCAGCGGCTACGCCGACGATCCCGCGATGCTGGGGCTGACCGTGCATCTGATGCGGCTGATGCTGATTCAACCGCTGCTGCTGGGCCTCGGCGGGCTGATGATGGCGATCCTGCAAACCTTCGAGCGCTTCACGCTGCCCGCGATTGCCTTCAACATCTACAATCTGTCGATGATCGCCGCCGCGCTCTTTCTCGCGCCAATCTATGGCATCGACGGGCTGGCGATCGGCGTGGCGTTCGGCGCGCTGCTCTATTTTCTGGTGCAACTGCCGGGCGTTATCCGCGCCGGTCTGCGCTTCAAGCCGTCGCTGAACTGGCGCATGCCCGAAGTGATCCGCGTAGGCTCGCTGCTCGCGCCGCGCCTGATCGGGCAGGGCGCGCTCCAGCTCAATATTATCGTGATGATCTCGCTGATGAGCCTGATCGGCAGCTCGGCGCAGGCGGCCAATCGCTACGCCTACCAACTGCTGATGCTGCCGCACGGCATCCTCGCGGTCAGCATGGGCACGGTGATGTTTCCGCGCCTGACGCGCCTCTTTGCCGCCGGGCAGCAGGAGGATGCGCGCCACGTATCGATGCAGACGCTCCGCACGGTGCTGTGGCTGACGGTTCCGGCGGCAGCGCTGCTGGCAGTGCTGCATGTGCCGATCCTGCGGCTGCTCTTCCAGCGCGGCGATTTTGGGGCGGAGGCACTGCGGATGACCGGGCGAGCGCTGCTCTTTTACACGCCCGGCGCGATCGGCCTGGCAGGCGCTGAGATCGTGATTCGCACCTTTTACGCGATGGAGGATACGTACACGCCGGTGATCGTCGGCGTGGCGACGATTGTGCTGAACGGGCTGCTGGCCTGGAGCATGATCACCTACTGGCAGCGCGACATCGGTCTGATCGCCCTAGCCTACAGCGCAACCAACATGATCGAGTTTGTGGTGCTGTTCGGCATTCTGGCGCGGCGGCTCCACGGCTTCGAGGCGGCGCATTTCGCGCGCTCCGCGCTGGCGCTCGTCTTTGGCACGCTGGCGCTCGTGCTGGTGCTGATCGCCACTGTGTGGCTGTCGCGGCCCTATGTTCCGGGCGTGACAGCGGATAGCCCGTACGGGCGCGGAGCCGATTTTTTTGTCCTGGCTGGCTGGCTGGCCTGCGTCGGCGGCCTGGGGCTGGCAGCGTATGTCGGGGTTGGGGCGCTGCTGCGCGCGCCTGAGCTGCGCGAGCTGTGGAGTTTAGTACGGCGGCGTCATGCGAGTTGA